The nucleotide window AAGTTTGTCTCAGGATAGAGAATGATAACCAAGAAAGTACACCAGTTAGTGTTTCTGATGCTGCAGAGACTGCAAAGGAAGAGGTAAAAGTTTGCAGTAATAATTTAAAAGTCAATagtcttttttttatctttgcaaATTTATAGGATATAGAAATGCCTGTTAATGCCAATTACATTGATGCCTTTGTCAAACCTGTacttctttgattttttaaaaccaGGATGCTGAGACAGTTATAACCAAGGAGATTGATAATAAAGATGCAACACATAAAGAGAGCCCAGGTAGCAAAATTGATGATCTATCCATTAACCATGATGTAGAGGAAGAATATTTGAAAGGAGAAGCATCAAGTCCTCACTCAAAAGTGGATAACATGGAATCTGTGACTCTTGAGGAGTCTGAAGAAACATCTGACAGCATTACTAAAGAAATTGGAGAAATTGAATCACTGGAAgatgtttcaattaaaaatgcCAAAGAGCACATTCAGCTTGAAGAACAATTAGACAAGTTATCTGAAAGATCAGAGGCAGCCAATTCAATTGGAGAAATTGAGAAAGAAATGATAAAGAAAGGTGATTCAAATGAAGTTCATGACATTGCCTGTCAGAAAGATGAAAGAGCTATCAAACACATGGAAACTGGAACTGCGACCCAAGATACATCGCTAGTAAAAAACCCAGAAAGTGAGGTGAGACTATAGCATATTGTTAATGTGGTAATCcataatcattttcattttctagaACTCTAAATCAATGCATTTCTTGGTCCTTCAGGTTAAAGAGCCTGACACTGTCAGTGTATCAtcaacaagcaaagagaagccAGAGAATGATCTTGCAATTTCATCATCGAAAGAAGAATCAGCAGTAGAAACTGTGGTGCCAGAACCAGGTGAGAATTTTGTTGAAGAATATAATTCCAAGGCAAAAGAACACAACCAGGAAGTGTCTGATATAAATGCCATGATTGCAGACTTTGCAACTGAAAAGACAAATAGAGCAAAAGGCTCAATTGAATCAGCCGCTGTCAGTGAGACTATTATTGACAATGTCAGTACTGATGGCAATAATGTGGCAGATGAAGGCATTGCAAATGGCGGCATTCCAGGCATTCCAGAACTTGCACAGGCGTCAACAGAAGACACCATAGACACAGAGATCAAAATAAAGGTGGCAGAAAAAGAAGCAATAGCTGAAAAAGGAAGCACTTCAGCTAATGATACTGAGGATAAGGATTCACCAGTTTCATCTTCCTTCACACAAGAAACACAAGTGGCACTTCCAAGAGATGCAAATGAAGTTGTTGAAGATAATGCTAAGAGAAGCCATGGAGTTGAAGAATCTGATAATTCACAACATGAAGAAAGCCTTCAGTCAGATCCTGCTGATCTGCCTGTGTCACGATTTTTGATGGACCACATCTTGCACCAAGGTGATGTGCCTGATGAAGTTGGTAATGTTGAATCTAAGAATAACATCGAAGAAGAGACCACTAGTGACAAGCTCATGACTATCAGCATCCAAGAACAGGAAACTTTCATGGATCAACTGTCAGCTGAGTTGGTGcccaatgaaaacaaagatatggAGAAACTAGAGGACACTATTTTGCAACAAGACAATATGCCTGTGGATGTCTGTGATGTAGAGGCTGACAATGAAATCAACCAGAAGCACACCACTGATGAACAAATGGGCACCGACATACAGGAAAAAGAAGCCATTATGGATTCAGTATCTGCTCAACAGATGCCTGAAGAGAAAAGCACATCAGAAGACAGAGATCAGGAGAAACCAGGAGACCACATCTTGGAAGAACGTATTGCGCCTGATGATGTCTGTGATTTGAAGGCTGAGAATATAATCACAGAAGAGAACAATAATGGCAAGAATGAGGGTATAATCATCAAAGAAGAGGAAGTAAACATGAGTCCATTGTCTGCTAAAGAGATTCCCAAAGATGAATATACGGATCAAGTAGAAGTTGTTTCTGATGTAACTAATGAAGAACAGAACCATGAAACAAAGGCAGATGATGAAAAGCCAATAGCAAAAGATGATGAAAGTTTGCATAGCAATATTTGCTTGTCatccacaacaacaacaagtgaACCGGTTGAAATAGAAGTTCCCGGTTCATTGGCAGGAGAATCTGCTAGCGTTGTCATGGATGATTACAAGGGGGTAACACCCATGGATCAAGGTGACCTTGGCAGAGACGCAGGTGCTGAAGAGTTCACTGGTCGCACTTCAGTACAGGATGAGAAAATTACTGCATCTCCTACTGAGACTGAGATCAGAGAAAACTTAACACAAAAGGATAACTATTCACCTTCGACCAATGTTTCTAATGTGAGTATACCACGAGATGGCGAAAACACAAGAACTTTTGACAATGTGGAACAGATTGAAAAAGATGCCCATTCAATATCTGAGGAGCGGATAACTTCAGCTATATCAGAATTACTTGGGAGCTCCACTACTGTGGTTAGAAGGGAAGAACCtcaaacacacacaaaatacGAAGAGACTAAGTtggaaacaacaaaaattacagAAACAAGCCAAGCTCAAGTAACTGAAAACCAAATTCGGAACAATGACTCACTTGAAGAGCCCGAAGAATCCACCTTAGAAAAGGTCCAACTTTTTGATCTCCTGCAACTCTCAAGAAACCAAACCACACAAACGACAACTCCAGCAGTCACCAAAGAGAGAGAACAAGCAGAAGAAGCAACATACACCAAAGTGAAAGAAGAGAAAACCAATGAAGAGAAAGATGAAAAGGTAGAAGGAGTAatagaagaagcagaagaagagcATACAACTGATAACAATGCAGCAGTGATTGTGGAAGCAAGAGAAGCAGAATTGAAACCAGCACACAAGAAATCACACAACATCTTATCAGGTGTGGGATCAAAGGTTAAACACTCAATTGCAAAGGTGAAGAAAGCCATCACAGGTAAGTCTTCCCACCAAAAAACAATTTCACCAAAAAAAGCAACAACATAAATCCATGCTCTCAGTAGTTGCTAGTCTTCACTTTCATTCATTGTATCTAAATAAGAATGGACAGGACAAATCATGGCATATTTGTATTGGTTTGAAGCATGTAATGTCATATAAAAACTTAGAGTGTGTGTCTGTGTATGGAATATATGaattcatatattcatatagAATGAATGTTAGATCATGGTTTTGTTTATTTGCATGAACACAAGTATTTCCTGAACATTTTATCTGGAATGAAGGAATGCTGCAAACAAACTGATTTGGAAGGTTTCTAGTTTAGAAATTACCAGGCAAACACTTGGGGGAGTTCCGAGAATGCGAACAGAGAGAATGACGAGTGTGTTTGCAGGAGAGTTTTGTTGCAGTGACTTTGTGGGCTGGCCTGATGCTATGGGCCCACATCAAAATCGCTTAAGGATAATTGTGGACAGTGTGGGCCCATGCAATTTAGTTTTAGTGATAtaatacatttattatttttaggaaGCTTGTGAAATATATAcaacttattattttgattttatttacttGTCTTTAAATCAAATGGgaattctttggttttttttgaaGAAT belongs to Dioscorea cayenensis subsp. rotundata cultivar TDr96_F1 chromosome 17, TDr96_F1_v2_PseudoChromosome.rev07_lg8_w22 25.fasta, whole genome shotgun sequence and includes:
- the LOC120281406 gene encoding tanabin, with translation MIPLPANSSKCIDTEIAKAGDNSNNKISSNIDNLKDAETIRDAVDGMQEKVCSSISKEAAHELTNINENIGTGMEATDDLGTISDSVPEEQNNESIFSALNIKTENIPDVDTVDNKISEKVDLHEHAENAEINFEANFSKNHADTSDIHIPMSQPMVDNVSGHNEESSQKYEEEKHENTNTGLARDADFHEDEVECIEKHEIMSELIHEEQNQEATGEPETPEVEKRAYDEKTGPVSNSENLIEASVQKGETSILNVEETENAHIMSEEIPEKQDQKTNETETTEVEKRVCDEISESLSSSENLTADNMQKNESPMLDVDEHDNESSEANDILENKLSDDDKTTNVSISGPSAEEKVVSSVFEEEGTTKLGICLNQSEVETETISLDDNKDEIIPKDEETLYQTSDSSTVAENLGTPINAESRNLTINEGGGSDATDIVNVEPKMVDEGCEDNEEKKFEEAATKSDDRDQYSEINKSTVTTKDADSHEQIKDSNFPNDGCDVARKADTETEKISSAEAETEPVLEEDKIVITPHGDIEDTTINDEEETETKLDTFHPLSIMVNQEDFRNQKGNQLELEKESNVSTRDMITNTEGKYYLASKEQSLETIGEIDITKTKAAEDESKELEKSSSNVADDSLAEEETKQEVEKQDMSPDLSDKTQVPESTDRDVGMDLDLLKGNNESLGQLENLATLESEDQSDKHITEIEIIKSDIAEGVLPAAQDSTKDEIGERYTLPEENNKGHDMSETEFAPLEEAETVEEAVFAASMQPQDILDDKINEDNGLESEEHVEDAETDKNQEKAMAEDEVCLRIENDNQESTPVSVSDAAETAKEEDAETVITKEIDNKDATHKESPGSKIDDLSINHDVEEEYLKGEASSPHSKVDNMESVTLEESEETSDSITKEIGEIESLEDVSIKNAKEHIQLEEQLDKLSERSEAANSIGEIEKEMIKKGDSNEVHDIACQKDERAIKHMETGTATQDTSLVKNPESEVKEPDTVSVSSTSKEKPENDLAISSSKEESAVETVVPEPDFATEKTNRAKGSIESAAVSETIIDNVSTDGNNVADEGIANGGIPGIPELAQASTEDTIDTEIKIKVAEKEAIAEKGSTSANDTEDKDSPVSSSFTQETQVALPRDANEVVEDNAKRSHGVEESDNSQHEESLQSDPADLPVSRFLMDHILHQGDVPDEVGNVESKNNIEEETTSDKLMTISIQEQETFMDQLSAELVPNENKDMEKLEDTILQQDNMPVDVCDVEADNEINQKHTTDEQMGTDIQEKEAIMDSVSAQQMPEEKSTSEDRDQEKPGDHILEERIAPDDVCDLKAENIITEENNNGKNEGIIIKEEEVNMSPLSAKEIPKDEYTDQVEVVSDVTNEEQNHETKADDEKPIAKDDESLHSNICLSSTTTTSEPVEIEVPGSLAGESASVVMDDYKGVTPMDQGDLGRDAGAEEFTGRTSVQDEKITASPTETEIRENLTQKDNYSPSTNVSNVSIPRDGENTRTFDNVEQIEKDAHSISEERITSAISELLGSSTTVVRREEPQTHTKYEETKLETTKITETSQAQVTENQIRNNDSLEEPEESTLEKVQLFDLLQLSRNQTTQTTTPAVTKEREQAEEATYTKVKEEKTNEEKDEKVEGVIEEAEEEHTTDNNAAVIVEAREAELKPAHKKSHNILSGVGSKVKHSIAKVKKAITGKSSHQKTISPKKATT